In Phaeobacter piscinae, one genomic interval encodes:
- a CDS encoding electron transfer flavoprotein subunit alpha/FixB family protein, producing MAVLLLAEVTDGALALDATAKAVTAAGRLGDVTVLAAGASAAAAGEEAAKIAGVAKVLVAEDASLGHRLAEPTAALIASLASDYEHIVAPATTDAKNVLPRVAALLDVMVISDVSGVVDGNTFERPIYAGNAVQTVKSRDAKKVISFRTSTFDAAGDGGSASVDTISAAENPGLSEWVEDKVAASDRPELTSAGVVVSGGRGVGSEEDFKLIESLADKLGAAVGASRAAVDSGYAPNDWQVGQTGKVVAPELYVAVGISGAIQHLAGMKDSKIIVAINKDEEAPIFQVADYGLVADLFQAVPELIEKL from the coding sequence ATGGCTGTTCTTCTCCTTGCCGAAGTGACCGATGGTGCCCTGGCACTGGACGCAACTGCAAAAGCGGTTACCGCTGCGGGCAGACTGGGCGATGTGACAGTGCTGGCCGCTGGTGCATCCGCAGCCGCCGCTGGCGAAGAAGCCGCGAAGATCGCAGGCGTCGCCAAGGTTCTGGTCGCCGAAGATGCGTCGCTGGGTCACCGCCTGGCGGAGCCGACTGCAGCGCTGATCGCGTCGCTGGCTTCCGACTATGAACACATCGTTGCGCCCGCGACCACAGACGCCAAGAACGTCCTGCCGCGCGTGGCGGCGCTCTTGGATGTTATGGTGATCTCGGATGTGTCCGGCGTTGTCGATGGCAACACGTTTGAGCGCCCGATCTACGCGGGTAACGCGGTACAGACCGTGAAGTCGCGCGATGCGAAAAAGGTGATTTCCTTCCGGACCTCCACCTTTGACGCGGCTGGCGACGGCGGCTCTGCCTCTGTTGACACCATCTCCGCAGCCGAAAACCCCGGCCTGTCCGAATGGGTTGAGGACAAAGTCGCTGCCAGCGATCGCCCCGAGCTGACCTCGGCCGGTGTGGTTGTGTCCGGTGGTCGCGGTGTTGGCTCCGAGGAGGACTTCAAACTGATCGAAAGCCTCGCAGACAAGCTGGGGGCCGCAGTTGGTGCATCCCGCGCGGCTGTCGATTCAGGCTATGCGCCAAACGACTGGCAGGTGGGTCAGACCGGTAAGGTCGTCGCACCTGAGTTGTATGTTGCGGTTGGCATCTCCGGTGCAATCCAGCACCTGGCAGGCATGAAAGACTCCAAGATCATTGTCGCGATCAACAAAGACGAAGAGGCCCCGATCTTCCAAGTAGCCGACTATGGTCTGGTCGCGGACCTGTTTCAGGCTGTGCCCGAGCTGATCGAGAAGCTGTAG
- a CDS encoding DUF6473 family protein — protein sequence MMSYELKSATALAGEPCSYAGSKLLVRGPARNLTEPYLAFIGGTEVFGRFVERPFVTETEALLDRICVNLGSVNAGVDSFLSDADILEIAGRAETTLLQVLGAQNISNGYYKVHPRRNDRFLCAHDPLLELYPEVDFTEYHFNKHLLNALRSCCTTRYETVRDHLQDTWVERMGELISALNGAVTLLWVHYDVDQQVLFGHEPALVDRPMVDALRARVLGVLEIPVHTARDAADIDGMFYGQLDLPSAQRMLGPKEHLRIAQQVAQYLRPRLKT from the coding sequence GCGGGCGAGCCTTGCAGCTATGCGGGTTCGAAATTATTGGTCCGCGGGCCGGCGCGTAATCTGACTGAACCATATTTGGCATTTATTGGCGGCACAGAGGTCTTCGGACGCTTTGTCGAACGACCGTTTGTTACTGAAACTGAGGCGTTGCTTGATCGTATTTGCGTAAATCTGGGCAGTGTGAACGCCGGAGTCGACAGTTTCCTGAGCGACGCTGATATTCTGGAGATCGCGGGCCGGGCCGAAACAACGCTTTTGCAGGTGCTTGGGGCACAAAATATCTCCAACGGCTATTACAAGGTGCATCCACGACGTAATGACAGGTTCCTCTGTGCACATGACCCATTGTTGGAGCTCTACCCGGAAGTGGATTTTACCGAATATCACTTTAACAAGCATTTGCTGAACGCGCTCAGATCTTGCTGCACAACCCGTTACGAAACGGTTCGCGATCATCTGCAGGATACGTGGGTTGAACGTATGGGGGAGTTGATCTCCGCCCTGAACGGTGCAGTGACGCTGCTGTGGGTGCACTACGACGTCGACCAGCAGGTTTTATTCGGTCACGAACCTGCCCTCGTGGACCGGCCCATGGTGGATGCGCTACGCGCCCGCGTCCTCGGGGTGTTGGAAATCCCCGTGCATACCGCGCGGGATGCAGCTGATATTGACGGCATGTTTTATGGCCAGCTTGATCTGCCTTCGGCGCAGCGCATGCTGGGACCAAAGGAGCATCTGCGGATAGCGCAACAGGTGGCGCAGTATCTGCGACCCCGTCTGAAAACCTAA